The Euphorbia lathyris chromosome 8, ddEupLath1.1, whole genome shotgun sequence genome has a window encoding:
- the LOC136202938 gene encoding calcineurin-binding protein 1 isoform X1 → MFSIAALNDTDSREQWEPLAPTKEAQEFHLTQSYHEGLHKLQAKEYDKARELLESVLKDPLISSAQVDSSASDGHLMQLRFLALKNLATVFLQQGSTYYESALHCYLQAVEIDTKDFVVWNQLGTLSCSMGLLSISRWAFEQGLLCSPTNWNCMEKLLEVLIAIGDEVACFSVAELILRHWPSHSRALHVKNTIEKSEPVPFAPRGIDKLEPNHVRLKFIDKRKATDENIDVGVSCKKLSQNIELFLPEASWAALTDCLLEILLPLNGSGAQKGIGKEYRSGDVRLTIHLSSSMDIVMGSTDDKLLNSVSSESMSVGDCNPERTSYAKERQTNAFEEQPHERRSTRLERLRSRRPGKEELDFASSKDLAKVVLKLLEPFIIWGCKASDQAASDSVSHPDQVNILDSEHNDVSAFLSETSKNYGAYHMAHLLLEHAATRDFACQDVFVKFLELERLTRNWGQDRTSACSLFLAELYYDLGSLPCNTPNLSQFMSEASYHLCKIIESVALDYPSCLNHISGNDSCSSLKSFLSENEMFAKELSCQDSFFSSSSMANNYTFWVRYFWLSGKLSIFDGNKEKAHGEFCISLSLLSKKEQICGSSCSVHLQHLKIDKELTVGRVLHEINLLKVDILLQKSLGEMIEKEMYMECINLLAPLLFSTEHFSLDVFPSPVSNEQGEGFSCIELSAIDILIKACEKAKPMNTEVYLNCHRRKLQILMLAAGMDEYETIQKKYRLKTLSASDFASKENLNRHWNDLVVEEVKAISQCLSQLKINPTVISNGLLLGSISDIQTSLLAFMYHVAINCLGKKSYAPIIADETEQNQGFSFVDACIAFVKLQQFIPIVPVKAQVELIVAIHDLLAEYGMCCAAEGGKGEEGTFLKFSIKYLLALDMKLKSNLNSSKKETIQVDKQLSPHNESKTCKNELKSDMLDEKIGGTEINETSIVDDVLDGVTSKGKQTLRGPEKDHAGVGTEKHGSDTGNKGENNTEQCSESSNEPTEDEREELELIIDNALDQCFFCLYGLNLRSDPSYEDDLAMHKNTSRGDYQTKEQCADVFQYILPCARASSRTGLVKLRRVLRAIRKHFPQPPEDVLTQNAIDKFLDDPDLCEDKLSEAAGSEGYLETITTIIFPNSVKQHQTMISGSSEPYLDVYFNLYYFLALSEEMSASDKWPGFVLTKEGEDFVQQNANLFKYDLLYNPLRFESWERLAKIYDEEVDLLLNDGSKHINLAGWRKHATLPQRVETSRRRSRRCLLMSLALAKTSEQQCEIHELLALVYYDSIQNVVPFYDQRSVVPAKDAAWMAFCENSLKQFKKASLHKQDWSHAFYMGKLCEKLGYSYHTFLPYYDKAIALNPSAVDPVYRMHASRSKLLYMCGKQNPEALKFLSGYSFSQSVKDAAMNILDKLEPKSSHPSDDMKEKSNRGDSADITHEESICMEEVWNMLYNDCLYALEVCVEGDLKHFHKARYMLAQGLYRRHLNNDLERAKDEISFCFKSSRSSFTINMWEIDSMVKKGRRKTAGVAGNKKVLEVNLAESSRKFITCIRKYLLLYLKLLEEAGDVCTLDRAFISLRADKRFSLCIEDLVPVTLGRLIKALVSSMHRAGSSSPVGSEHQLEKMFSLFMEQGNLWPEIFSLPEIRGPEISEGSLYGYLHAYIASLERNGKLETLEAINEKIRKRFKNPKLSNSNCAKVCRHASVAWCRGIMISLALITPLQTGIPSELHGPNPSDYIFENSHLLCVDVQTNDFWNSSYEDFSHLANVETKWNPVLAKIKNIIVEKALLENFETANSLLKSSYNFFRESSCVILPCGLHLYLVPTRVSMGTQLHPGLNGVEILDLSIPRKILLWAYTLMHGHYANIAVVLKHCEENFKPKMKKGAGAFSTPSPASLPSTTAGHSGGASELETPQTTTPVLVAPSTQPSEAENTPCTNPSLFCSGNQNSNTAVNSILAERTGTDFR, encoded by the exons ATG tTTTCAATTGCAGCCCTTAACGATACTGATTCTAGAGAGCAATGGGAACCCTTAGCTCCCACCAAAGAAGCTCAG GAATTTCATCTTACTCAATCTTACCACGAGGGGCTTCACAAATTGCAAGCTAAAGAGTATGATAAGGCTCGCGAATTGTTGGAATCTGTACTCAAAGATCCTTTGATATCAAGCGCTCAG GTTGACAGTAGTGCAAGTGATGGCCATCTGATGCAGCTGAG ATTTCTGGCACTGAAAAATCTTGCGACTGTTTTCCTTCAACAAGGTTCAACTTATTATGAGAGTGCACTTCACTGTTATCTTCAAGCTGTAGAGATTGATACCAAGGATTTCGTTGTCTGGAATCAGCTGGGAACATTGTCATGTTCAATGGGTTTGCTGAGTATTTCACGTTGGGCATTTGAGCAAGGGCTTCTGTGCAGCCCTACTAACT GGAATTGCATGGAAAAGCTATTGGAAGTTCTTATTGCCATTGGTGATGAGGTCGCCTGCTTCTCTGTTGCGGAGTTGATTTTGAGGCATTGGCCTTCACATTCTCGTGCTTTGCATGTCAAAAATACAATTGAAAAGTCTGAGCCAGTTCCATTTGCTCCTAGAGGTATAGATAAACTGGAACCTAACCATGTGCGGCTCAAATTCATTGACAAGAGAAAAGCAACTGATGAAAATATTGATGTGGGTGTTTCCTGTAAAAAGTTGAGCCAGAATATAGAATTGTTCTTGCCTGAGGCTTCATGGGCTGCTCTTACAGATTGCCTTCTGGAAATTTTGCTTCCATTGAATGGGTCTGGTGCTCAGAAGGGGATTGGAAAAGAATACAGATCTGGAGATGTTAGGTTAACTATACACTTATCTTCTTCTATGGATATTGTTATGGGGTCAACTGATGATAAATTGCTGAACTCTGTATCAAGTGAAAGCATGTCTGTTGGTGATTGTAATCCTGAACGAACAAGTTATGCTAAAGAAAGACAAACAAATGCTTTTGAAGAACAGCCTCATGAGAGGCGAAGTACTCGCCTTGAAAGGCTTAGGAGTCGTAGACCAGGAAAAGAAGAATTGGATTTTGCTTCCAGTAAGGATCTTGCTAAAGTTGTACTTAAATTGCTGGAACCTTTTATTATTTGGGGATGCAAAGCTTCTGATCAAGCAGCTAGTGATTCTGTTTCACATCCTGATCAGGTTAACATTTTGGACAGTGAACATAATGATGTTTCTGCATTTTTAAGTGAAACTTCAAAAAATTATGGTGCTTACCATATGGCTCACTTGCTTCTAGAACATGCTGCAACTAGGGACTTTGCTTGTCAAGATGTATTTGTCAAATTCCTGGAGTTGGAGAGGCTCACGAGAAACTGGGGGCAGGATAGGACCTCTGCATGTAGTCTTTTTCTTGCTGAACTGTATTATGACCTGGGTTCCTTGCCTTGCAACACTCCAAATCTGTCACAGTTCATGTCTGAGGCATCGTATCATCTCTGTAAGATAATTGAGTCAGTTGCTTTGGACTATCCTTCATGCTTAAATCATATATCTGGGAATGACAGCTGCTCATCACTGAAGAGCTTCCTAAGTGAAAATGAAATGTTTGCCAAAGAATTAAGTTGTCAGGACTCATTTTTTAGCAGTTCCTCCATGGCGaataactataccttttgggtTCGCTACTTCTGGTTGAGTGGAAAATTGTCCATCTTTGATGGAAACAAAGAAAAAGCTCATGGAGAGTTCTGTATCTCATTGTCGCTGTTGTCGAAGAAGGAACAAATTTGTGGTTCTTCATGTTCAGTTCACTTGCAACATCTTAAGATTGATAAAGAGCTAACTGTTGGCAGGGTTCTTCATGAAATTAATCTATTGAAGGTTGATATCTTGCTTCAGAAGAGTCTGGGTGAGATGATTGAGAAAGAAATGTACATGGAGTGTATAAATTTGCTAGCTCCTCTCTTATTCTCTACAGAACATTTTTCCCTTGATGTTTTCCCCTCACCTGTTTCGAATGAGCAAGGTGAAGGATTTTCATGCATTGAATTATCAGCCATAGATATACTAATTAAAGCATGTGAGAAGGCAAAGCCAATGAACACTGAGGTATATTTGAATTGTCATAGGAGGAAGCTGCAAATACTCATGCTAGCAGCTGGTATGGATGAATATGAAACAATCCAGAAAAAGTATAGGTTGAAAACACTCTCTGCATCTGATTTTGCATCAAAAGAAAATCTCAACAGACACTGGAATGACTTGGTGGTGGAGGAGGTGAAAGCCATTTCACAATGCTTGTCACAATTGAAGATAAATCCAACTGTTATTTCT AATGGTCTTTTATTGGGCAGTATCAGTGACATTCAAACTTCGCTGTTGGCGTTCATGTATCATGTTGCAATAAATTGCCTTGGTAAGAAATCTTATGCGCCAATAATTGCTGATGAAACTGAACAAAATCAAGGATTCAGCTTTGTTGATGCATGCATTGCTTTCGTCAAGCTTCAACAATTCATCCCAATTGTCCCTGTTAAAGCCCAA GTTGAATTAATTGTGGCAATCCATGATTTGCTTGCTGAGTACGGCATGTGCTGTGCAGCTGAGGGTGGCAAAGGAGAGGAGGGAACATTTCTAAAGTTTTCCATAAAGTACCTCTTGGCCCTGGATATGAAGCTTAAGTCCAATTTAAATTCTTCAAAGAAAGAAACAATTCAAGTCGATAAGCAGCTTTCTCCACATAATGAAAGCAAAACATGCaagaatgaattaaaatcagatATGTTGGATGAGAAGATTGGTGGGACTGAAATTAATGAAACTAGTATTGTAGATGATGTTCTAGATGGGGTTACATCAAAAGGCAAGCAAACTCTTAGGGGCCCCGAGAAAGACCATGCAGGTGTAGGAACTGAAAAGCATGGCAGTGATACAGGCAACAAAGGAGAAAATAATACTGAACAATGCAGTGAATCGAGCAATGAACCCACTGAAGATGAACGTGAGGAACTTGAGTTAATAATTGACAATGCTTTAGATCAATGCTTTTTCTGTTTGTATGGTCTCAATCTTAGATCAGACCCATCCTATGAAGATGATCTAGCCATGCATAAAAATACTAGTCGTGGAGATTATCAGACCAAAGAACAATGTGCTGATGTTTTTCAATACATACTTCCGTGTGCAAGGGCTTCTTCA AGAACTGGGCTGGTAAAACTTCGTAGAGTGTTAAGAGCCATACGCAAGCATTTTCCTCAACCACCTGAAGATGTTTTGACTCAAAATGCAATTGATAAGTTCTTAGATGATCCTGATTTATGCGAAGACAAGCTTTCAGAGGCAGCAGGATCTGAAGGGTACCTTGAGACCATAACAACAATAATATTTCCCAATAGTGTCAAGCAGCACCAAACAATGATTTCTGGAAG TTCCGAGCCATATTTGGACGTGTATTtcaacttatattattttttggcTCTCTCTGAGGAAATGAGTGCAAGTGATAAGTGGCCAGGCTTCGTACTTACAAAGGAAGGGGAAGACTTTGTGCAGCAAAATGCAAATCTGTTTAAATATGATCTTCTGTATAACCCTTTACGGTTTGAGAGTTGGGAACGACTTGCAAAAATTTATGATGAG GAGGTAGACTTGTTGTTAAATGATGGAAGTAAGCACATTAATTTAGCAGGATGGAGAAAGCATGCTACTCTGCCTCAGAGAGTTGAGACAAGTCGAAGGAGGAGCAGGCGTTGTCTGTTAATGAGTTTGGCTTTGGCAAAAACATCAGAGCAACAG TGTGAGATACACGAGCTGCTGGCATTGGTGTACTATGACAGCATTCAGAATGTGGTGCCATTTTATGATCAACGATCTGTTGTGCCCGCAAAAGATGCAGCGTGGATGGCATTTTGTGAGAATTCACTTAAGCAGTTTAAAAAAGCCTCCTTGCACAA GCAGGACTGGTCACATGCATTTTATATGGGGAAACTCTGTGAAAAGCTCGGATACTCTTACCATACATTCTTACCATATTATGATAAGGCTATTGCTTTGAATCCATCAGCTGTAGACCCTGTGTACAGGATGCATGCTTCACGCTCAAAGTTACTCTACATGTGTGGGAAACAGAACCCGGAGGCTTTAAAG TTTCTATCAGGATATTCCTTCAGCCAATCAGTAAAGGATGCTGCCATGAACATTTTAGATAAATTGGAACCTAAAAGTTCACATCCATCAGATGATATGAAAGAAAAAAGCAATCGAGGAGATTCTGCAGATATAACACACGAGGAATCAATTTGTATGGAGGAAGTGTGGAACATGCTTTACAATGATTGCCTTTATGCTCTGGAAGTTTGTGTTGAAGGTGATCTCAAACATTTTCATAAGGCTAGATACATGCTTGCTCAAGGACTGTATAGGAGGCATTTGAATAATGATCTTGAGAGGGCAAAGGATgaaatttctttttgtttcaaATCTTCACGCTCATCCTTCACGATAAATATGTGGGAGATTGATAGCATGGTGAAGAAAGGGAG GCGGAAAACTGCAGGTGTTGCTGGGAATAAAAAAGTCCTTGAAGTTAACTTAGCAGAAAGTTCTCGAAAATTTATCACCTGCATCAGAAAGTATTTGTTATTGTATTTGAAATTACTGGAGGAGGCTGGAGACGTTTGTACCCTTGATCGTGCTTTTATTTCTCTGCGGGCAGATAAAAGG TTTTCTTTGTGCATTGAAGATCTTGTACCAGTAACTCTGGGGAGGTTAATTAAGGCTCTCGTATCATCCATGCACCGAGCTGGCTCCAGTTCACCTGTTGGCTCTGAGCATCAATTGGAAAAGATGTTCTCATTATTTATGGAACAGGGAAACTTATGGCCAGAGATATTTAGTTTGCCTGAGATAAGAGGGCCAGAAATATCCGAGGGAAGCTTATATGG TTACCTACATGCATATATTGCTTCACTAGAGAGAAATGGAAAGCTTGAGACACTTGAAGCAATAAATGAGAAGATTCGGAAGCGTTTCAAGAATCCCAAGTTATCAAATAGTAATTGTGCTAAAGTTTGCAGGCACGCTTCTGTTGCTTGGTGTCGAGGAATCATGATTAGCTTAGCATTGATCACTCCATTACAAACTGGAATCCCAAGTGAGCTTCATGGCCCTAACCCATCAGATTATATTTTCGAAAATAGTCACTTGCTTTGTGTCGATGTGCAAACAAATGATTTCTGGAATTCATCATATGAGGATTTTTCCCATTTGGCAAATGTTGAAACAAAATGGAATCCAGTGTTGGCTAAAATCAAGAACATAATTGTGGAGAAAGCTTTGCTTGAAAATTTCGAGACTGCCAACTCTTTGCTTAAAAGTTCATATAATTTCTTTCGGGAGAGCTCTTGCGTAATACTTCCATGTGGTCTCCACCTTTATTTGGTGCCAACTCGGGTGTCAATGGGAACACAACTTCATCCTGGATTAAATGGTGTAGAAATTCTTGACCTAAGCATTCCTAGGAAGATTTTGTTGTGGGCTTACACACTAATGCATGGCCATTATGCAAACATTGCCGTTGTTCTAAAGCATTGTGAAGAAAATTTCAAG CCAAAGATGAAAAAGGGAGCTGGAGCCTTTTCCACTCCATCACCTGCAAGCCTGCCCTCTACCACTGCAGGTCATTCAG GTGGTGCCAGTGAACTGGAGACCCCGCAGACGACAACTCCAGTTTTAGTAGCGCCTTCTACACAACCATCTGAGGCTGAGAATACACCATGCACGAATCCATCACTGTTTTGCAGTGGGAATCAAAACAGCAATACTGCCGTTAACTCAATACTTGCTGAGAGGACAGGGACTGACTTTCGTTGA